The following coding sequences are from one Rutidosis leptorrhynchoides isolate AG116_Rl617_1_P2 chromosome 11, CSIRO_AGI_Rlap_v1, whole genome shotgun sequence window:
- the LOC139875102 gene encoding histone H2A-like, whose translation MAKVFLAISLYIDHFCHFQVLELAGNAARDNKKSRIIPRHVLLAIRNDDELGKLLAGVTIAHGGVLPNINPVLLPKKTAAAATKEPKSPSKAAKSPKKA comes from the exons ATGGCGAAAG TGTTTTTGGCGATTTCTTTATACATCGATCATTTCTGCCATTTCCAG GTTTTAGAGTTGGCTGGGAATGCAGCAAGGGATAACAAGAAGAGCAGAATTATTCCAAGGCACGTGCTGCTAGCAATCAGGAATGATGATGAACTTGGAAAGCTATTGGCTGGAGTAACAATTGCTCATGGTGGTGTTTTGCCTAACATTAACCCTGTTCTATTGCCTAAGAAGACTGCTGCTGCTGCCACAAAAGAGCCTAAATCTCCATCAAAGGCTGCAAAGTCTCCCAAGAAAGCTTGA
- the LOC139875104 gene encoding F-box/FBD/LRR-repeat protein At1g13570-like, producing the protein MTDNNTKRRFVTCTEVDRISNLPENLIDLLLEKLPVQDAVRTHVLSKKWRYRWTSMTSLVLDKHFSRKFAKNGSFGHNGFIRITNYIFNYLKGPRLKLHLHIPKMFLDSFQEVNQWISSLARDGVRELVLTNSNQPYQLPYYFFHCLELRMLELDNCIIKPPLEFQGYLYLEKLTLRNIEFGANLHGTIINLPQLKMLKLVACTNVYNFKIKSTKLFQLVIRSCPDATLLHLLHSKCLSEFGIFIKKPIQGVERVNLASLLSNMPCVGYFVIDWYFLQFSIAENISKWLPHPTNSLKLLYLRDFKFGDLYQLQGVLCILRNSPNLRQLDVYNQDLPHVHLDVKPALTYLEASDCLDQTLNCLKTINIMDVERSKPLLLFIKLLLEHSPTLEKISIRPHATADAQEKYNFSKDVTRFPRASSKAELHYLDPT; encoded by the exons ATGACAGATAACAATACTAAGAGGAGGTTTGTAACTTGTACCGAAGTGGATAGAATCAGTAATTTGCCAGAGAATTTGATAGACTTGCTTTTAGAGAAGCTACCTGTTCAAGATGCTGTGAGGACACATGTTCTGTCAAAAAAATGGAGGTACAGATGGACCTCAATGACGTCACTGGTTCTTGATAAACATTTCTCAAGAAAGTTTGCCAAAAATGGAAGTTTTGGTCATAATGGATTTATTAGGATCACAAACTATATCTTTAACTATCTCAAGGGTCCTCGCCTAAAGTTACATCTCCacataccaaaaatgtttcttgatagtTTCCAAGAAGTCAATCAATGGATTTCATCATTGGCAAGAGATGGTGTTAGAGAACTCGTCCTTACAAATTCAAACCAACCTTATCAACTTCCATATTATTTTTTTCATTGTCTAGAATTGAGAATGCTAGAACTTGACAACTGTATCATTAAGCCACCACTTGAGTTTCAAGGATATCTATATCTCGAAAAACTTACGCTTAGGAATATTGAATTTGGGGCTAACTTACATGGAACTATTATCAACTTACCACAGCTCAAGATGTTGAAACTGGTTGCATGCACCAACGTTTACAATTTCAAGATCAAGTCTACAAAGTTGTTTCAGTTAGTGATCAGGAGTTGCCCCGATGCAACTTTGCTCCACTTGTTGCATAGTAAATGTCTTAGTGAGTTTGGTATATTTATCAAAAAACCTATTCAGGGAGTTGAAAGAGTTAATTTGGCAAGCTTGTTAAGTAATATGCCATGTGTTGGGTATTTTGTTATCGACTGGTATTTTCTCCAG TTTTCTATTGCGGAAAATATTTCCAAGTGGCTTCCACACCCAACTAATAGTCTAAAGCTTCTCTACTTACGAGACTTCAAATTTGGTGATTTGTATCAACTTCAAGGTGTTTTATGTATCCTTCGGAACTCACCTAACTTGAGACAACTCGATGTGTACAATCAG GATCTTCCACATGTGCATTTGGATGTGAAACCAGCATTAACTTATTTGGAAGCTTCTGACTGTTTGGACCAGACATTGAACTGCTTGAAAACTATAAATATCATGGATGTAGAAAGATCAAAGCCCTTGTTGCTCTTTATAAAGCTTTTACTTGAACATTCTCCCACACTTGAAAAAATATCAATCCGACCACATGCAACTGCTGATGCTCAGGAAAAGTACAACTTCTCTAAGGATGTTACGCGGTTCCCACGAGCTTCCTCGAAAGCAGAGCTTCACTACTTGGATCC GACTTGA